A segment of the Pan paniscus chromosome 9, NHGRI_mPanPan1-v2.0_pri, whole genome shotgun sequence genome:
TGTCatctaataaaaacaaaaaaatgattaagatttaGCCATTTCCATGCTTGCTTAGAAGTTGGCCTAATCACTATTAGgttccacccatccatccaataACATCCAATAAACATATATTGagcatgtgttatttttattttattattattttttgagatggagtttcgctcttgttgcccaggctggagtgcagtggcgcaatctcggctcactgcaacctctgcctctcaggttcaagcaattctcctgcctcagcctctggagtagctgggattaccagcacccaccaccacacttggctaatttgtgtatttttagtagagacagggtttcgccatgttggccaggcttctctcgaactgacctcaggagatccacccgcctcagcctcccaaagtgttgggattacaggcatgagccaccgcgcctggccgagcaTGTGTTATATTAAGTAATTTTCCTAGATCATTAAACTTACAAGGCAatagagccaagattcaaacccaggtcttttTTACTCTAAAGGACAAAGGCCTTTACACAAAAACCAAGAACTTGGAGTAGTCAAGAGTAAAATGTAGAGAAGTGTGGAAACTGGTGGGAAATTATCAAGGGATTTATGGCAAAGGAGTGAGTAAGTTGCTCTCTGTCTCTAACTAGTTCATGGAAAGCTCTCAAGGGACATTTTCACCTGtacataaaaatgtgttttcttgctcctttttttttttctttcttttgagacggagtttcgctcttgttgcccaggctggagtgcaatggcgcgatctctgctcactgcaagctctgcctctcgggtccaagcgactctcctacctcagcctcccaagtagctgggattaaaggtatgCGCCACCagtcccggctaattttttatttttagtacagacggggtttctccatgttggtcaggctgctctcaaactcccaacctcaggtgatctgcccgccttggccccccaaagtgctgggattacaggcgtgagccactgcgcccggcctcttgctccttgaattttttttttttttttttgagacggagtcttgctctgtcgcccaggctggagtgcagtggcgcgatctcagctcactgcaagctccgcctcccaggttcacaccattctcctgccttagcctcccgagtagctgggactacaggcgcccaccaccacgcctggctaattttttgtatttttagtagagacggggtttcactgtgttagctaggatggtctcgacctcctgacctcgtgatccgcccgcctcggcctcccaaagtgctgggattacaggcatgagccaccgcacctggccgaattttttttttatctgaccTCCACATTTGTTTTACTGATTGATTCTCAACATGTCTTGAATGTAGCTCAGGGCCCATCTATTACTTTGGAGAACAAAAATTGGGACAAGGTCTACAGTACAGAAAAATGGGAACCATTTTGAAAAAGTCAATATTTACAGGCATGAGATGACATGAGGTTTTGTTGGGGGTAGGGAGAGGGTTTCCGTTAGGGTCCATAGGTCCAGCCCTCAATTCTGCTTACCAACCACAGCTGCTGGGCAGTCCAGGCGGAGGGAGCCCAGTGTGATCACTAGGTGCTCAATCTGGCCCACTACTTTGAGATGCCGGGGTAGAGAAAGCTTTTCTCCTTCATGCTTGTGGGATCTGACATGCTCCTTGAGTCTGTACCAAAGAGGAAGATACCAAAATCCCCTTGACAGAGATTCCTGGTAGAATCCTGCAATGCCTACCTTCTGACCTACAATTGGAATTCTCCAGGGATCTCCTGGGATTAATCTACAGAAAAGTGCTAGCCATCCTACATATGTTGTTCCAGCACTTTGTCCTAAACATGCCAGGGGGATATAAAAACACTAAAGACTCATCTCCCGTTCTCAAAAACCTTACATCACTTATGTGTATTGGTGAAGAGAGGGGAACTGATATATTCAGAGAATCCTATTCTGTATCCTACTGTCCCCACTATTGTGTGAGGCAATTGAGTTGACACATCCTTTTACCCATCTGTGAGTAACAGATACTAGAGGTCAGATTAATCCTAATTTTATAAGGTGCTTTGTTCAATGTGTAATTTTCTCATTGTCCTTTCTATTTCACTCTGTCTTCATCAGTCTGTCTTAGACTATAATGTTAATGGAGGCAAGTACTTATTTGGTAAGTGCACTGATATTCATATCAGCAAGGAATATCATGGAGAAAATCCTTGTTAATTTAACTTGTCTGTgcaggggaggaaggaaagaaacagtaCCAAGGTTTCACATGTTACATAAGCTGATTGGAATAGCTAGCACCCGAGCTATTATGGGTTGGTGGATAAATACTTAATTATGGACTTTCTGTGCCAATACTTCTGCTTTCCTCTATTTCCTCTCTTTTGGTGTTATAGCccatccaaaagaaaaataattgcagttttaCAGATGGTTATTAATTCCTCTGGAATCATGGCAGTCTGCTGCCTAATTATGCACCAGGACATTGTTAGTCTTTCTGGAACCATCATGTTGCACTATACTTCATATTTTTACCACACAAAAagctcagggctgggtgcagtggctcacgcctgtaatgctagcactttgggaggctgaagcgggcagattgcttgagcccaggagttgaaaaccatcctgggcaacacggcaaaaccccctctctacaaaaaatacaaaaaattagctaggcatagtggcgcacacgtagtcccagttactcgggaggctgaggcaggaggatcacttgagcccaggaggcggaggttgcagtgagctgagattgcaccactgcactccagcctgggcaacacagtgaggctccgccacacaaaacaaacaaaagaaactactGGCTAATTACCCTTATGATGGCCCAGGCCCAGTAGCAGCTGCAGTCCTATTCTCAGTTCTGATGGATGTTTCTTGGGGACCTGCAATGCATCCTCCAGAAAGACTCTGAGTAAGCTAAGCCCCACCACATCCCTACTTTTACTCATCTGGATGGAGTATACCAACAGGACAGCTCTTTTTAATTTGCTATCTAGTGGATCAGGGCAGGGCACACAATGAGCCAGAGGTCTCAGGCTCTCTCATTCAAGTTTAGAAGTCTTTGCTCAAAACTTAATAGGGGGAGTTAACAGAAAGCCAAAGGTTTCCCTGCTCACTGATTTCTCCCACTTGCCCGATAACCCACTACTCCTCCCCTCTACTAAGGATTCTGGTTCCAGCTGAGATCTGAACTCTGCATACTTCTCTTTGAGCTGCTGTAGAGACCCTCACCATCTCTAACCATAAAATAGAGTGAAGCGAAGAGTACAGTCACATCTAAGTTCCACTCAGCACAAGTGGCTACTTACCCCAATCTGTCCACACAGGCCAAAGAGATGAGATTATATAGGCAACCTGTGTCAACCAAGGCtttcacatcctttccagcacacTGTGGGGAGGAAATGTACTGTTCAATAAGAGCCAGAGAAGCAAAAGGGAAAGGAGATGCTGACAGCAAGCAGCAGATGTCATATGAAAGGCAGGGTTGGAGAGCATCCTCCCAATTATGGGCTATAGTGTCCCATCTTTACCCACTGCTAAGTCTGCCTTTGACTGGCTCTTGTTCCTGCTGAATCCAGAGCTGACAGAAGATCCCCCAAAAACTCTAGGTGTTTCATGCTATACACCAAATAGctcttaatcttttttaaaaaaatcacataccCATTTGTAAATCTGATGAAAGCTTTGTTCCTTCTTCCCATAAAGATGCACATGCTTACAAAATGTTGCATACACTTCCAGTGTTGCATGGAGTGCCCCTTTTAAAACTCACTTATGAATTCCATGAGACCCACACTCTATAAAGTCAGGAGGAGAGGGCCCCACATCCTACTTTGCAGAAAACCCTGGAAAAGCTGTTCTCAGAACATTACCTGGCAAGAAACCAAAATCATGTCATCCTCCTCAGACTTCTTTAGCCCCTCAGACTTAGCCTGATTGAGTTTGTTCGTCTTAGAGGCCCAAGGGACACGGCCGCTTCGGAGCTTAGACAGGTTGGTTTCCATGAGGCGCCTCTGCAGAATATTATGAGGTTGCTTGAGGGATAGAAAGCAGAGACTTCTTAGTGACAGGCCACATCCCTCTTTCCCATTGTCCCCCAggtgccataaaaataatgaaggaGCCTCCCATAACTGAGCTCTATCTTTGCTTCTTATTTATACTTCCTTCAAGTGAGGACTTCACTGGTATTGTCAGAGCAGGTACCATAAACCAATTTGCAGTAGGCCaccctgaatgaatgaatatgcaaGATATGACACTGGGAAATGTGGAGAGGGCCGATAAATATTCTAGGGCTTAAGAGAACTGAGAACCCTTGTGATTTGGACTAACCTAGGCCTGCTACCTTTCTTCCCCTTACAAGAGCATTTCAAGGGAAAAGTGGTCTTAGTCTAAAGTAAGTAATCTCTGTATCTTCCTAGGTGACAGCAAATCACTGCCTTATAGAAAGGGCAGCTCATTTTCATAGGCTGAAGAAACTTAGCTAACACAGGTATTCAGAAGCTCTGCCTACTTCTGTGTCAAGTCTCACTCTCTTATCTTTCAGATGCAGCCTGCAGAAGCCTTAGTGGCTGGCTGTCCTGTGGACTGAGTCACCCATGGGTGGATAGGGTGAAAAGACAGGAATTCACACTTGCTGAGCAAGCCTCTCAGCAGACACACTTTGAAACCTGACAGAACACACAAGAATCATCGATGCTGGCATCCCCTGGACCTCAAAACACTGGTTTCTCCTGCCCTATCTTGTCATCCATTTCCCTTCCCTTCAATGGCCCAAAAAGTGGAGGTATGAAGGGGAAAGACACTGACCAAGAAGCAGGGGACTTAATTAGACCTTATATGCATGCCAGGATGCCTAATGTTAAGAAGCAGAATGAGAAGTGTGAGTTTAAGTCTACACTTTGATAGAGCTTAGGAGAGTTCCTAGGGCAGATATAATCATGCTCCACTGTTTCTATTCAAAGTGGCCTCCAGAAAGTTTAAGATATCTCTTGAAAAGAAATCCTTTGACTGGAGAAATTTGTATACACAAATATCTTATGTCCCGGCTACAATACCATTTAAAATCCCTCAAAGGAGAGTGTTTAACCTAAAATCCCTCAAAGGAGAGTGTTTCACCCCAAGTTTCTATCTAACATATACCAGATGACACTCTCATTCTATGGGGAAGGAAGTCACTCTTAGAAGCCCAGAGCCTAGAACCTTTCAAGGGGAGGGGCTGGCACTGGAGGTCTTCAGTGTATCTGCCACCTTTCAGATTCCTAAGGAAGAATGCAGTCACAGCCATGACTCATTGTAACCCTAGTGAGATGAAGAAATGGATTCCCAAAATACACTGATTCTTGGCAAAGCACATTCTAAATTGGTATCTTTGGGAaaagtggagggagaggcactTGTAAAGAAAATGAGAGCTTCTTAGCTTGACTAGGAGCTAGAGGAAGTGCTAACTCTGTCAGATTTTGTGATGCAACACTGGGATAATGCTTTGCTcgtcaaaagaaatgaaaatgtttcattCGAATCTCTCTCACCAATAAGAATGGATTCCTAGCTCAAGCCATACTAAAGCAGGGTGTTTGTTTCTGTTACATCCATGATTACCAGGACCAACTCAGATAAAACTGGACTTGTAGAAGTGAAGATTGGAAGGAGTTTCAAAGACCACCTAAACAAAGCCCTCTTACCTAAAGTTTGGGGATGTCTTCCTACATTGGTCTTGCTAAACACTTTATATGGTTCTTAATCTTGCAAAGGAACCTAATCATTAGTGGACAGATGAGACAAACGAGGGAAGTTCTGAAATCATTATGCTTGAATTCAtcccttttctgtattttcctctctttctacTGGATTCTTCTTCCAAAAGTTATAAAACATACTAAAAGTTCCTAGATATTGGGGAGAAAACTCCTCCACAAAATGTCAGATCCTGCTGCCTTTACTCTACAGCCTCCTTTAATCACCCTCCTTATCTGgaatggtctttttaaaaaaagactaaacCATGACATCTATTTTCTGATATCCCATATTTTCTTCACTGAGATCACTTCTTATCCCATACCAATAATTACCTCTGATTTCCAAATACAATAGACATTTTCAGCCTTAATTTTACCAGACTTTTCTAGTGCATTTGGCCCTGCTGACTATTCCTTTACTTGTTCTTTAGTAACGAAAAAAGGTTCAAACACATGCTCAATGTAAAATACTTAAGTAtcactgaaatatataaaataaaaagcaaaggccaggcacggtggctcacgcctgtaatcccaacactttggaaggccgaggcaggcggatctcttgagctcaggagttcgagaccagcctgtccaacatggcaaaaccccgtctctactaaaagaaaaaatacaaaaattggccaggcatggtggcatgcacctttaatcccagctactagagagggtgagacaggagaattgcttgaacccaggaggccgaggttgcagtgagcctagatcgcaccactgcactccagcctgggcaacagagcaagactttatctcaaaacaataaataaatgaacaaatacataaataaataaaattaaaagcaaaaacctcCCCAATCTCTCAAACCCTTCTCAGTCCCACTCCCAACAAATAATGAccattaaatttagaaatatatctttcaaaaaatattaatacatttataaatatataaaagactaACCATACTATAAAACTGttctgaaattttctattttcatttaatatataaaagcattttctgtccaggtgcggtggctcacacctgtaatcccagcactttgggaggccaaggcgggcggattgcttgagcccaggagttcaagaccagactgggcaacatggtgaaattctgcctctacaaaaaatacaaaaattagccaggcatggtagtgcacacctgtagccccagctacctgggaggctgaggtaggagactaATTTGAGCCTAGAAGGTGGAGgtggtagtgagccaagatcacaccactgcactccagcctgggcaacaaagcgagaccctgcctcaaaaaaaaaaaaaaaaaaaaaagtaagactaGATAGATAGTGATGAAAACAGTTAATTAAGAAATAGCAGTATCACCATTTACTTGGAGATATGGAGATCCCTAACACAAGCAAcagctttaaatttttaaaagttttaaattatttacatttttaaaaattttaaataaaaatataccccATGTAGCAGAAAAGAGTTCAGCCACAAGAAAAGCCAACTTACAGTAGTTTAAATGgagatttatttttctgacaTAACAAGAAGTCTAGACATAGAAGCTGCTGATACTAACTCAGCAGCTTAACAACTTCAGGGCTACTGACTCTGTTAATTCTCTTGGACATTCCTTCATGGTCACAGATGAATACCCCAGCTCCAGGCATTATATCCACATTCAAGAaatgaggaaggaggagggactACACTAACACCATCAATTGCTTTTATCAGAAAAGGAAAAGCTTTCCCAGAAGTTCCTTCAGCAGTTTTTTGCCCATATCTTCTTGGTCAGAACTCATATGGCCATTCCTAGCTCTAACAGACATTGGGAGAGAATTTAGCTTTTATAATCTCTATAGAGGAGTTCAGCATATAGAAAAGGGCTAAGGATGGGTGATAATTTAGCCAACTAACAGTGTCTGCCAGATGCAAAAACTaaagcatgtgcacacacacaatgtaACTTAGGCAGGTATAATGCCAGGTTATCTTATAACCAGCTTAGCATCTATTTTCTTATGTCTGCCCtactttctgcattttaaaacagCACATCCTTGACAGACAAGTTTGTGGTATAAACATACCTTAACTATTTACTAATGGGCATTTagattattttcatatgtttgccattagaaacaatgctgcaataaactcAACATTTCATTTATCCTGAAACGCTCCTCCACTGGCCTCTAAAACCACCTGTTTATTCTgttcctgtctctctcactggTTCCTTTGCCTATGTTCATTTCTTAAATGTTAGTGTTCCTCATCGCTCTATCTTTGGTCCTTTGTCACTCTACATATACTCCCAGGGCAATTTTATCTGTTTTCATTGCATAAATTACTACCTTTATAATGATGACTCTATCTCATGTCCAGATGTCACCTCAATTCTAGACCCATAGATCCAACTGCCTTTTTCAACTTCTCTACTTAGATATTCCACAGGCACTTCAAATGTAACTTATCCCACTGATATTTTCTATCAAACTTGCGCATTCTCCCTTATTCCCTATCTCGGTGGGTGAAATTCTGCctcctcttattttcttcttcatttacgTTACTGCTAAGCCCAATCTCCTAACATTACTTTCATGGTCCTCTTCCCCCACAGTGGTTCTCTTGCTAGTTGTAACAAAGAAAAATCCTCAATTTAGCATTCAAGACCTTCCACTACCATTCATCCTCCTTCCCAATCTCATCTTTTTAATTATTACTCCATGAAGGCTTTCTGCTTTCAGCAAATTACCACTTGTCACATATTAGCTTGGGCAAATCACTAACCTCTATGAGCATTACTTTTCTCCAAACCTTACTCTCTTGATCAGTCATAAAGGAGGTTTGAGCTCCAAAGACTTGTTCAGTTTTAACATAttgggttaattcctttccagCAACCTTGGTAAGTGGCACCACCATACATCCATTCttgattttttcatttcctgACCTCCCATCAAAAGTGCTATTGTACTCTGAAACACACCTGGAATTGATCTGCTTCTCCCCATCTTTACTACCTCCAATCTAATCCAAACCACTATAATTTCTTATCTGTACTGTCACAGCCTCCTAACTTGCACTCTGCCTCTTCTTTTACCCTTCTCCAGTCCATTCTTTGCATGGAAACCAGAGTaagctttttaaaacataagtcagGTAATACAGTACTTTACTCAAAACccttcaatggcttcccattgtTCTTCAGAAAAAATCCAAACTTTTTACCCTTCTCTATACAGCTCTGTACCAACTGGCCCTTGCCTCTCCTTCCATATACAAACCACTCTCCCTTTATTCATTCAAATTCAACACCATCCACACTCACTTCCTTGCTCAAAATTTCTTTCCCATTCCAATCCCTTTGCACCGGCTGtcccctctgcctgaaatgttctTCCCCTAACATTTCTAATAATTAGGTCCCTCTTATCTTCCaggtctctgttcaaatgtcaTTTCCTCAGAGATACCTTCCTTGACCATACAACTTAAAGTAGGTAGGTCACCTTTTTAGTTACTAACAAATCTCACTATTTCTTTCATAGTAATTAtcaatatgaaattattttgtgtatttacttgtttatatttcACCCCTGCCCTACCAGCATGTTAACTGCACAAGGGCAGGGACCGTGACTGTCTTGATTTCAGCTATATCCTCAGCTCTTGACATAGTACTGAAAGAAATCTCTACCCCTTCTTTCTTCAAAAAGCCtttttttccgtttttttttttttttttgagatggagtctcactctgtctcccaggctggagtgcagtggcgcaatcttggcttgctgaaatctccgcctcctgggttcaagcaattctctcacctcagcctctccagtagctggactacaggtgcgtagcagcacacccagctaatttttgcctttttagtggagatgaggtttcaccatgttggccaggctggtctcaaactcctgacctcaggtgatccacttgccttggcctcccaaagtgctgggattacaggtgtgggccatcacacccagccaaaaagcCTTTCTTGATTAATATCATTGAATTCTTTCTTTCAGAATCCCTTCAATACTTGTATATTAAAGAGTTTGTACTATTTGTATCCCCAGTCTATGACTGTTTTATAAATATGGTTAAGTGGTTCTCATTTGTTTATTGACATATTGGCTTTCCAAGGGCTGTCCTGTCTTTCAAGATACACAGTACTGACCAGGTGCactggctcttgcctataatcccagcactttgggaggctgaggcaggactgcttgaggccaggactttgagaccaacctagcaacacagtgaaattgtgtctctacaaaaacaatttttttaattaaaaattttaaaaatttaaaaattagctgggcatgatggcacacgcctgtagtcccagctatttgggagctgaggtgggaggatcacttgaagccaggagttcaaggctgcagtgagctatgatcacgacactgcactttagcctgggtgacagagtgagactctgtctcaaaaaaagaaaaaaggaggccaggcacagtggctcatgcctgtaatcc
Coding sequences within it:
- the NRIP3 gene encoding nuclear receptor-interacting protein 3; translated protein: MFYSGLLTEGGRKETDMREAASLRQQRRMKQAVQFIHKDSADLLPLDGLKKLGSSKDMQPHNILQRRLMETNLSKLRSGRVPWASKTNKLNQAKSEGLKKSEEDDMILVSCQCAGKDVKALVDTGCLYNLISLACVDRLGLKEHVRSHKHEGEKLSLPRHLKVVGQIEHLVITLGSLRLDCPAAVVDDNEKNLSLGLQTLRSLKCIINLDKHRLIMGKTDKEEIPFVETVSLNEDNTSEA